The following nucleotide sequence is from Pungitius pungitius chromosome 6, fPunPun2.1, whole genome shotgun sequence.
AGTTACATCACATTGATCTCagagattgtttgtttgttgaattTACCTGTGGGATTGATGGTCTGAGCCAAGACAGAAGGGAAGATCCTTTCATTGTTCATTCAAAGCAAAGGATAAACTGAACTAAACGTGAGCTTACATGGGATAATTTCCAGATCATGCAATGCATATATGTATTCCTGTATTGAATTGATTTGCATATGTGCTTTGTATTTCCTTTACCCAACAGGGAAATTTTACTGCAAGCCCCACTACTGCTACCGTCTGTCTGGCTACGCTCAGAGAAAGAGGCCTGCTCCCTCCCCCGGTCCGATCACTGCTAAGGTAACCTCTTCCCTGCACCAATTGAGATCCTGGTGGGATTCACGTGGCACAGCATTGACACAAGtgcattgtttttgttcatctctCTCTAAACTCAATTCACGAAAGCTAACACGTGTGAAGCAGCGTAGCAGTTGCGTCTGGGACATTACTGCAGTTGACCTCCTTCATCTGTCTTTGCAGGAGAACCAGGGGCCCCAATCTCCTACGGCGACCGTGGATGCCCCcgggagggcggcggcggctgcatCGCCCTCGCCGGCCGAGCTCCAGCCCTCAGGTACCCCGCTTTACTCTCTTGCTGTGGTGGCTGCCCCCTACCGTCTGGTGACGGGCACGGGAGCACGCCTGCGCACCCTCCTCCGCACGCTCTCCTGGACCTGCCATCAGGTGGCCCACAACCCCCTAGACTCCCCCTTTCTGTGTACCTACTGCATTTACCTCTTCTGCTGTTTCTCCATCAACGTCCTGCTCAACCTCCTCTAGCAtgactctcttttcttttccttacTCCCTTTGCACACTAATGTCAGTGGGACTGTGCAGATTTAGCTGCCTGTATTGAATCACTGAACCTGCGGCCTGTTCGTGTAAACCTTGTGATTCCCTGTCTCGGGGATTTATTTATCTCTTGAAGATGCACCAGTCATTTTTTGTCACAGACATTTCATGGCTCGGGATTGGTTGAGGCTGCTAAGTGGGGgcttatcacccccccccttccggcAGCGGGATTTTAGATTTGAATGGTGCatctttgctttatttattcttcttggCTTGGTCATTAAAAAGGAGTTGGTCAGAGTTCCTTCTGGTCGACTCTTCAGGCAGCACTGTTGGATATTTGTAACTCCATTAACAGATGTGGCAGTAATGTACCAGCTGTTTCattcaaaataacatttaaaactcaCAATCCAGCAGCATGTTCATCCTAGGTAATTACATGGACACGTTCCTGCCTGTTGGTGTTTTAATGAAGAGCCAAGCTTTGTTCTGTTGTGATTGTAACCTCTAGTGGCCTGTGGCTGCTTTCTTTTTAGCTTTACCTTTTCCTGTGtgatgtgtttcttttaaagcCTGCTTTGTGATGTTTCTTTCTCTGTAAGCTGTTTTGCACCTACAGTATCCCTTCTACTAAACCCACCATGCTGTGACAAAGTGCCTGTATCAGTACTTTTGTGAGCTTTACCTTTCCCCCTCCTATCAGAGCATCCTAAAACTGAAAGCTTGACTAGTGCCTGAATTAGTGCCTGTGATTGGTTCTCCTGTGATTTCCCCCCCTTCCCGACCATCCCGTCTGCGCTGATCCCCTCGACCCCTCACCCCAACCGATCGCTTTATATAGGGCGTCTTTGCTACATTAACTGAATCGTATATATTATTGTAGTATGCTCAACCAAACCAGAAAGAGCTAAACAGAACAGCCTGGTAAGATTAGCAAAAAAAAGCAGTATACATTTAAGTAAGTTATTTAAGGCCTCCTGTAGTCTGGCAAGTTTAGTGttgtaaatgaaatatttgaaaaaataaatgatttagtgGACTGTAAAGTCATGGAAAAATACTGTTACAATAACCAAAATATTCTACACGCTTTAGGTGGTATCAGGTCATATATCAGGTGAAGTTCATCTCTCCACTACATCGTAATACACATTTAGCAATAATTATTGTTCCTAATGTTTTAGTAATTCCTAAAATAGTGTTAATaatattctttattttaaatatttagggTAGATATGTAACTATAGGAAAGCACCAAAAGGTCCATAAAGCATTTGTAGGGTTTTTATTCAGTTTTGGTTTTAGTGAAAAGGTGTCCTATAACTTAGTGAAATTCTGCCTTATTTAGAGGAACTCCAAACCCAAACAAGCAGTACAGCTGTTTGTCAACATTTCTGATCTATAAAGAGAAGTTCTACAGGGTCCAATCTCCTATTCATCATCACACCTGTCTTTTTTAAGCTATATATGGGTTAATGGGTTTATTTCTGAATTAGAGAGAAATGTTTGATTAAATCTGCTTGAATAAGTTAAGGGACAACAAGTTTAGaatgttgtaaaaaaacaattttgatCCATTTCATAttaacagaatatatatatatgtatgtacattcAGTAGATACATTTAGGTTTATAAATATACAGTTTTAAGATTTGCTTCTCAGGATGGGAAAAAGGCAAGGCACCAATCTGGTATTCACACCTGTAGAATGACAGAATCATTTTAGAATGTTAAACTTATGTGTTGATAATATTTGCTGTAGGAATTCAATGCAATAAATTCAGTTCTAGATCTTCAAATGGTGTGTCCTTGTCAGTTTGTTCTCAAAATAGTAACAAAGTAATGTGTATAAAATGTCTGATGGGTTTGATGCACTAGACTACTTATGTTCACAtgacaatacattttatttctatagCGGTTTAAAAGGTACTCAAAAGCACTTTACATGGTGGAAGGTTAAATAAGATACACAATGAAGCAAAAACTTATCGAGCATCACAGGTTAGAAGCAGCTTTTAAAAGTTTTGAGGGCCGTTTTGAAGGTGAAGGAGAACGCCTGATGTGCTGGGGAGAGCGTTCCAGAGGGTGTGGCCTTGGAAAAGGCCTTGTTTTGTTTAGTAGATCCGTTGCAGTTCATTCACACAGACGGAGGAATATCTTCAATGTGGCCTTTCACTCAGTCCTGCATGGCTCCCCCACCGCACAAGTTCTCTCCTCGCTCTACTGTTGCATGTATATGATTCtcagttgcctttttttttttctttttcttttttcgtctGCTCCTCCCCACCCCGACCCTCATGCCATGCCTCCATTTTCCCTCCGGCCTTCGCCTCCACCAACGACCCCAGCACCGGGGGTAAACGGACTGCAGGAGCCCGGCCTGGCCAAACGTCTGCGGGGAACCCCGGAGCGCATCGAGTTGGAGAACTACCGCCTgtccctgcagagggaggaggagctggaggaggtgccGGAGGAGACGCTGGCAGAACACAACCTCAGCAGCGTGCTGGACAAGCCCACGGATGCCGACCTGGGCTCCAGGTAAGAAATCAAGACACCGCTGACGTGTGCACTTTTGAAGTGGTACTGTTGTGCGTGGCTGAATTTGGGGATTTTGTACTTGCTGAAATGCTGATGTTAATTGTTGCAGCTGATGCTTTGATGGATGGGTCTTACCTTTGGTCAAAGTCACACGAGAATCAGCATTTATTCACGTGtacatttctttaaatgagggaTCCAGTTAagtgacaaacatttagttaaaaaaaatatataaatccaTCTAACGCACTGCAACgtagaaacattttcaatattGAACCAgagttatttttaataaataaataaaaactgccAACTCCCACTCCACcacactgatttaaaaaaaatataaatgaaccaTAAAGCATTAAATAATAGAAAAGAGttgaaattgaaaaaatgaaatccattttccacttctgttcttttttttctgacatcaaatacaataatatagTTAATTGTGGCCATGGTTTACTTTTGAGGCTCAAACACACGGAAAGTTAGCAGGTGAACCTTCaaggaaaaaatacaaattcttAAAATCTTCCCCCATACACGTCCCGTGTTTTCCCTCCTACTCGTTCTAACCTTTTGCTCCACCTGTGTTTTCCAACAGTAGCTCGGAGtcggacatggaggaggaggacgagcaggaggaccaggatctggaggaggaggaggaacagcagCCTCTCAGCCCTTCAGACCTCGGAGGTGTTCCCTGGAGGGAGGCCGTAGAGCTCCACGCCAAACTgaggggcgaggaggaggaggaggaggaggagggggagggggagggggtggcggaggaggcggcggaggggggCGAGGCCCCGGCCGATGCGCTCAGCAGAGACGGGGAAGAAGACGATGAAGACtacgaggaggaagatgaggacgaAGATGACGATGAGGAGTCTAGCGAcggtaaattgttttttttttccaccccctTCAAGGCGGTGCCTGTAATGattgtaaatgtttgtctccgtccacctcctcttcatcacgtgcCCCTACGTCCACTGTGTTTGTGAGCGTGCACgaatgtgtgtatctgtgtttttctttttttgttttttgttgcgcTGGGCCTCCGTGTGCCCTGGCTGACAGAGGGGGACTACTGCCCGTGGGATAAAGAGCTCCAGTCTGGCCTTTGGCTGGAGAAGCACCTCACAGATGAAGAGGATGTTGGTACATTCAAAGGTAGCAGCAATAACGGCCCGTGGATGCGTTTGCAGTGCCTATGAGCGTTTGGGTTTCCTCTTTGAAGGATTTCTGCAACAAGTGTGTGGCtttttaccttcttttttttttggtttgttgtttgCAGTGCTGTTTCAACACGGACTTTGTGTTTGAATATGTGTTTCTTTACTGTGAGCCGTTAACCTGTAATACTTAATACCTCAGTTTTGGTTGTTTATGGCTTCAATGCACTGATCGGAGTTCCCCCTGTAGGTGCTGCAGCTATGTCTTGGCATTGAGTTGCAGCATTGTTGTTTTCAATATGTGGTtatgatttctttctttcatgcTTTGATTCTTTTTGCAGTCTAGTGCATGCAGCCTCCCTCTTATGTGTTTAGTGCCACTGCATTCTAACTCTCCCTGCcttgtttctctttcatttttctcttcaACTGCCTTCATCTCCCTTCATCTCCCTCTGACTTCTTGGATCAAAACACAACATGGCCGACTCCCTCATTTAGCCCGAAACCTGCAGATCCAACAAATCCTTCAGCCGGTGGATCCGCTGGACATTCCAGGTTTGGTGAGAACTCGCCTGGAGCAAGACGAGGCGGGCGGGCCGGCCTCGGCCTCCCAACTCTCCCAGCCCTCTGAGCTCACGCAGCCCCCCTCCACAGGTAACCCACCCAGAGGAGCTGAACACCTGGGAAGGTTTTGCCCGAGGCTTTAGGCCTCACAGGGTCAAGGTTCAGGCTGTGCCATTTCCTCagtgcggctgctgctgctccgtttcgtgtgtctgtgtctgcgacGGGAGGAGCCACCTCCACCAACTAACTCACCTGTCGCTTATGATCATCTCTGATTTTGTACCTTTTtcgtccccctttttttttttcttggaatgtcttattttgtgctcagtgttttaatttgttgttcCGAGTCGCTGCGGTGGACCTCATGTTTTAACCACATCCCAGTGCACCACATAACCCCCTTGTCAGTTccttttggttttgttctgCTTTGTTCTTATGTGTTCTGCCACGTTCCTTCCCATGTGTCTAATTACTCTACTGTTATTTCCCTGCCATCTATCCCCCCGTTGTTCTCTATCACCTGGTTTGAACGTAGCGCCCGCCCACACATCCGCCCGACACGAGGCAGTGAGGGTCTGGTTGGAGTCCATGTCTGGAGGTAGCACAGACTCATAAGGGGATCATGACCTCCCGTCCTAGACTCCTCCTTTTATCTGTCTGGCCGTTTTTTCTGGAGCATGAAGCCGACCCACTCCGATGCCAGTGAACTCACAAGCTTGCATGGCGCAAGGCTGAAGAGTTCTGCGCTCTTTGGGTCTTGATTCACTTGCCATTCCCTCTCGGCCTTTCCATCCAACTtcagaaatatgtattttctctTTGCTCAGCTACTCGTGTATTAAACATAGTCAGCAATCAGAAATATTTATTAGCCAGGTATGTTGGAACAAaggagaataataaaaaaaaaactcagagaCACTTGAGCCTTGCAGCTTGAAAACACCGATGGGTAGTGTGTAAATGGCACTTCAAGTTCAGATATCGAGGCTGCCGaggtattttattgattttctttttaaacgcTCGTCTGAATGTAATGAGAGTCCCACACACAAATTTGAATTCATTGGCAACACTTTTAACGAGGTTAAAAGCTCTGCAATCTCCTTGTGCTCAGACCCACTAGACACCCACATGAACAAAAGCATGTCTACTGTGATGGTAAATGTTATACTGATATTCTAAAAGTCAGTAGATGCCTCTCCCATccaatttatttcaaatgaaggaTTATTGCTCTTCACTTAACCAATGTTGTTAACCTTTTTTTGGCTTTTGCTTGGTTCAAATGTAATCCATTTGCACATTTGAAAATGGATAGCTGCATGTATCTATTACTAATGCTGCCCTGAGCCCAAACCTTTTGTTCATATTTGTTGACTGATTTATAGGATTCCATGAAACTAATGTATGACTTTCTTGCCATAGAACTTTCCTTAAAGCTGTCTTCAGAAATAAAACCAATGGATTTTGGTTTTGCAGCCATttcatgctttcattttttcttaTAACTGGGCTCCACTCTTCAAAACTCTTTTTGACAGATTTTTTCCCCACATAATCTTTGAACTTTGGTTCTCTTCTTTTAACGATTTTCCCAAAAGGAGaatttatgaaaagaaattgaaaaaaagaatgccACTCAGCTGACTGTGTCTTTAATTGTCACGTCAGAGCCCTGTGAGGATGAAGATCTGGAAGCAGAAGCCGGGGGTCCAGATACGGACCCGGGAACAGAGATGGATCAGGGTGAGCGCTCGGATCAATTCCATTTTTGGTTCACAAAGCACTCTGCTCcgttatgataaaaaaaaatgttaactaaCGATATAATGCACCGTAAcagtttaatatattttaaatggttGTGTCTTTATTATAGATGACATCCCTTCAGATGCGGAAGCTGAGGCTCGTTTGCACCAGCCACAGCGTGCCCAAGGGCTTCTCGAGGATGACGGGAAATCAGAAAGTCTTAAAATGGCCTCAAGTATTGGTACGTGTCCCTAATAATAATCTTAATTTCATCACAAATATTTTCACATGAACTCAAATGAAAAGGTACCATTATTGTTGTCAGAGCCACGCAGCGACAGCCCCATGCAGAAAGAAGAGTTTTCTCTTTCCTGGCTCAAATCTCCACAGCCTGATTCACAGGTGAGATAATTCCCTGGCACGCACGTTAAAGGCATGTGATTTTAGTTACGATTActaatcttctttttcttttccagatAATGAAGTCTCCCAGCGCACGCTTTTTCCCAGAGCCGTTCATACCCGAGGAAAGGCAGACCGAGAGGGCcactccttctccttccctcgCCGCCAAGAGCCCGCTGTGCCCGCCCCCTGCTCCAGTCCAGGATCCTTCCTCTGTCCCCTCCCCTACTGTCCCCTCCCCTACTGTCCCCTCCCCTACTGCTGCCGCGCTCCCGGTCAACATCCCTGCCTCACCGCCCCCAAGTTCACCGATCCACCCTCCGGCCATCGAGTCACCTCTCCGGACACCCGTCAGATCGTCGGCCGAGTCCCCCGTCGGCTCCCCGATCCGCTCCCAGCCCGCCCCCACACCGGAGACCTGCGCGCCCAAATCGCCCGTCTACCCTCACCGCTCTATTTGCCCTCTCACGGGCAACCCCCTGTCCCCGATCTGTGCTCAGCCTTTGCCCTGCCAGGAACCCTCGTCCCCCCTCGCCTCCGACTCTCCCGTCAGAACTCAGCCCGTGCCTGCCGTCACCTCGACCCCCATGACCAAAACAGACCGGCGCTCGCCTGAACCCTCAAGGTCGATAGATTCCTCCACGGAGGAGACGCTGTCTAAAAAGACTGATATCATTGAGGAGTTTTGGATGAAGAGCGCCGAGATCAGGAAGAGCCTCGGTCTGACCCCTCTGGACCGCAGCAGTAAAATCTTGGAGAAGGACTCCACCCCTGTCAAGGCTCCTGATGCGCCGGAGGAACAGAAGCCTGCCTTTACAGGCCGAGCGGTCATCCGTAGACTCAACATCACCCTCGAGGGGCAGGTCATCACCCCCATTGCTCCCGCGGAGCCCCAGAGCAATGGCTGCGACCAGAGGGACGTcagcggcggcggctccggTCTGGGCCTGAACGGGAGCGCGGCCACGGGCCACGCGGCAAGCAGCGCGTCCGACTCCGCCATGCTCACGCCGCCCTCCAGCCCGCCGCCCCCCGTGCCCGCCAACCAGTCTCCGGCCGTGTTCAGGCAGCAGAGAAATCAGGTGTCCTGGAGCAACGGGACAGCAAAAGCTCCCCCCGAGCCGGCGAAGACCAAGAgtcccgttccggcgccgaggaCCCACCCGAGCCCCGTGTCCGCACCCAAGCCGGCGCCCAGGAAGGCGTCCTCGCCGCCGGCGGATCCACAAGCGCCTCCGGCGGTCGTcatgagggagaagaagaagcagcagccccGTCCGCATGATGTGAGGAAGTCCTTCGTGGAGACGGTGGAGGAGATTCCGTTTGCCGACGACGTGGAGGAGTCCTACGACGAGAGGACCCCAGAGACGAGCACGACCCGGTACTACACGCCCCCCACCAGCAGGCCCAGTCGGGACAGACCCCCCCTGCACCTGGCTCTGGCGATGGAAAACGGTAAACCCAATTTCCCCGTCAACCAAGCGCTCAAGAACCAGAGGGCAACTCAGTTCTCCCCGGAGGCCAAGGAGATCGCAGAGGAGAGGATGAAGGCCAGGGAGAAGTCTGTGAAGAGCCAGGCTTTGAAGGACGCCATGGCCAAGCAgctgaataaaatgaaagagTCCGACGCGAACAAGGGGGCCTCCCCCAAAGTGGCGTGGAGCGTCGCCGCCGACGTCGCCGCCAAGAGCAAAAAGCCCGGCGCGTCGCCACAGCCCTCGGCCGTGAGAGCCCCGGAGTCGAGGAAGGCGGAGACGCTGCCCGAGCGCCTCTTCAGCGGCAACAAGAGCCTGGACAGCTCGGCCGCCTCGTCGGACGGCTCCTCCGCCGGCAAGAGCAAGAAGCGGAGCTCCCTCTTCTCGCCGCGCAAGAataagaaggagaagaaggccaAGAACGACGGCGGCAGGCTCTCCGACACGGACGAGACTCCGCCCAAGCACAAGTCCCTGTGGAAGGCGGTGTTCTCGGGGTAcaagaaggacaagaagaacaagaagaagaaggaggataAATCTTGTCCGAGCACGCCGTCCTCAAGCTCCACCACTCAGGACTCTGGGAAGAAGAAAACGTCCCCCCCGGCGAGATCATCGGGTACGAAAGGTCATTCGGAGCGATTTTGTTGATTTGTGATGCCGGTTTGTAGCATGTTTTGCAACTTTGTTTGCTTGTTACAGACCTGAAATCACGCAGGAACTTGAGCTTCTCGGAGGAGTCGGACCTGTCCTGCGACGACGTTTTGGAGAGGTCCTCCCAGAAGTCAAAGGCAGACGTGAGTGATGATGGACGCGTTTAACAAACGCCGCTTCTTCACCGTGGCACATTGAGCCTAGCGAGGCCAGCTCGGTCTCACCAGAGACGTTTCCGTCTGCGAAACATCTGCCGACCATCAGTGGAGAGCAGCTGCTCCGAGCCATTCAGCACAACTCCAGGGACGCAAAGATTGTGAACATCTGTAGAAGTTTAGATTCTTGTTGTTCTAGATATTCAGATCCTCTTGAGCGACAGAGGACATTTGGGGCTTATCGAGCATAGACATCTATTGCATCCTCTCCTGTTTAACTTCCTTTGAAAATAtactttttctttcaatgaTTTCTTCCCCCGCCAGCAACACTTGGACATCTTTGACCTGGTATCAGGTCTACAGAAGGAAGCATTGAAGGAGGAGAaactggagaaggagagaaggagggagttaaaggagagaaagaggttgAAAGAGAGGCATAATAAGAGAGAGCGGGAAAAAGAGGTTGAccgagaaaaggagaaagacaaTGAAGAGGTATTGTGCAGAAATGGGTTCAAGGATTTTGAATTTCTTCCAAACGTAATTCTACAAAGAAGCAAATTATATTTTACAGTGTAAAGTACACAAAGCTTTTgagatatttttttaagttactTTATACAATCCTCGTTTAAATTCTTGACCCCAAGTGATCTCAAAACAAATCATGATTAAAAATGCAGCCCCACAAAATGTAATCATCAAAATTACTAAATGAGGAAATTATTCAAAGATTGGGTTCATTAAATATGGACATGACACATTAGGACTATTCAGAAATTCAGCATTTCTATCATTGCTATCCTACGAGTTCCTTTACATGAATCCATTTGCCTTCATTATGTGAGAGtgaaattcaaaatgtttgcctccactgcggctgtgtgtgtgtgtgtgtgtgtgtgtgtgtgtgtgtgtgtgtgtgtgcgtgtgtgtgtgtgcgtttctggTGGTTTAGATCTGTGCCAGCGAGTTCAGGGCCAGAGGCATGACTCCATCAACCATAAACACATTTAAGAAAAACTCCAACACGCTCCCGCGCTACGCACACAACGAgtttacattttgttatttttctgatAATATTGATCTGAAATTGGACAGTACGCAGCTCCAGTAACGGGGGGTTACAGCTGCACCGAGCCTCATGCCGGGCCACACGTAACTCAATAAGCGCCCACTGGAATCTAGTAGACGTGTCTCTTGTGACTGTCGTGTTCAGTTCTCTAGATCAGTGAGTGTGTTAGATATATTGCCTTAGAGAGCATTGCACGCTGGCAATAACAGACCTGTCTATCTGCTTTATGTTGAAGTCCTTGGTGTTAGAATTGgaaaaatctgtttttcttaCATTATGTTTTACGATTGACTCATTTCTCATTAACATAGATGTATAAAATGTTGCTGCACCGTGCCTTTTTTTGTGTCGGTGTGGGAACACATTAGCCTGTTTTGATCACACCAGCTGAATTATcatttatgtttgtttgtttttatcttgACCAATTTAACATCTTTATCATTAACCCATTTAATCATCATCgtttccccccctttttgttttgtcttcccCAAGTCTGTTTATGTCCCTCACGCACTGGCGTTCAAGAGATCGTACGCCACAAAGGTAGTATTACATACGTTGCCATTGAtacacccccacctcccccccctcctcccagcccTCAGCGCATGTGCCAGTCTACTGTCATAACACCTCGTGTGCATCTGGCCTAAGAACTAACCGTCCTCTTGGCGTGCATGTGGCAGTCGGACCGCAGCGCCCTCGCACTCACTGCTGCACATCCGCTCTGTTGAAACATGACTTTTCCAATTTGCGTTCCCTTCTCTGGCCACAATGATGCCTCTGGGTGGATGTAAAGGGGCCGTTCCTCTCTGACCGGTGCGATATTAACCTGCCTATCTGTCACTGCGGCACTGTTGCTCCCGTCTGGATACAGGAATAGCTTTTTGACGTTTTCCTCCAGCGctattctctctttctcttgacTCTCGGCAGCTTTGATGTCCTCACGACTCGGCTAATGGCTTTTTCACTTACTGTTTTATCCAGGAAGATTTCATAATGTGAACTTGAAGCCTGCAGATATTGTGTTGTATTCCTGTGGAGTCAAGTCTCAAATATCCCGagctagatttatttttttagtgctAGTCAATGTCCCTTGCCTTCTGCAAGATGtagcccccaccccaccccccccccctcttctcttgttcttgtttttcGGAAAGGCCAGGGCCCCGTGGAGTCAGCGCCTCATATAAGTAGCTTGTGTGTGAGACTTTACTgacccaatttttttttattgttttttttcaccagaaAACCTACACCGAGGAAGAGCTAAATGCCAAGCTGACAAGAAGGGTCCAGAAAGCTGCACGACGGCAAGCCAAGCAGGAGGAACTCAAGAGGCTGCACAGAGCCCAGGTAACTGACCTTTGGTGACCTTTTCTCCATCACCTCTGTGCGGTGGACATTCCTTGGTCGAAAGTTTCAGCAACTATTGAGTGGACTGACTTTCCTCTGGATGAACAATTCCTCATTTAGCTCCATCATCAGGTCAAAAGTTCAGTTTgtataataatt
It contains:
- the mical3a gene encoding protein-methionine sulfoxide oxidase mical3a isoform X19 is translated as MGDGGAGAMGGNGANKAHALFDNFVQGTTCKGTLKAFQELCDHLEVKPCEYRVFYHKLKSKLNYWKAKALWAKLDKRASQKEYKKGRVCANSKCLIIGAGPCGLRTAIELGFLGAKVVLLEKRDAFSRNNVLHLWPFTIQDLRGLGAKKFYGKFCAGAIDHISIRQLQLILLKVALLVGIEIHVNVEFKGLIEPPEDQETERIGWRAEVHPRTHPVNELEFNVIIGADGRRNTLPGFRRKEFRGKLAIAITANFINRNTSAEAKVEEISGVAFIFNQKFFQDLREATGIDLENIVYYKDDTHYFVMTAKKQSLLEKGVILHDYADTELLLSRANVDQAALLSYAREAADFSTNHQLPALDFAINHYGQPDVAMFDFTCMYASENAAMVRQRNGHELLVALVGDSLLEPFWPMGTGIARGFLAAIDSGWMVRSWAQGKTSLEVLAERESIYRLLPQTTPENVSKNFSHFSVDPTTRYPNICLNFLKPSQVRHLCDTGEPREMRIEIENVINSSTPKLARNESIARSSKLLNWCQRQTEGYRNVNVTDLTMSWKSGLALCALIDRYRPDLIDFDSLDERDQEKNNQLGFDVAEREFGISPCMTGKEMSSVTEPDKLSMVMYLSQFYEMFKDTVPPGDNHNLSPEEKAALISSTKSPISFLSKLGQSIAISRKRNPKDKKEKDVDGLGKRRKTSQSEDEEASRAGRDDRPSVPALLSERKTDSGAAGNHNKVKVMATQLLAKFEENAPQATGLKRQGSLRKEFPVNVGGSDVCFFCRKRVYVMERLSAEGKFFHRSCFKCEYCSTTLRLSSYAFDAEDGKFYCKPHYCYRLSGYAQRKRPAPSPGPITAKENQGPQSPTATVDAPGRAAAAASPSPAELQPSAPGVNGLQEPGLAKRLRGTPERIELENYRLSLQREEELEEVPEETLAEHNLSSVLDKPTDADLGSSSSESDMEEEDEQEDQDLEEEEEQQPLSPSDLGGVPWREAVELHAKLRGEEEEEEEEGEGEGVAEEAAEGGEAPADALSRDGEEDDEDYEEEDEDEDDDEESSDEPCEDEDLEAEAGGPDTDPGTEMDQDDIPSDAEAEARLHQPQRAQGLLEDDGKSESLKMASSIEPRSDSPMQKEEFSLSWLKSPQPDSQIMKSPSARFFPEPFIPEERQTERATPSPSLAAKSPLCPPPAPVQDPSSVPSPTVPSPTVPSPTAAALPVNIPASPPPSSPIHPPAIESPLRTPVRSSAESPVGSPIRSQPAPTPETCAPKSPVYPHRSICPLTGNPLSPICAQPLPCQEPSSPLASDSPVRTQPVPAVTSTPMTKTDRRSPEPSRSIDSSTEETLSKKTDIIEEFWMKSAEIRKSLGLTPLDRSSKILEKDSTPVKAPDAPEEQKPAFTGRAVIRRLNITLEGQVITPIAPAEPQSNGCDQRDVSGGGSGLGLNGSAATGHAASSASDSAMLTPPSSPPPPVPANQSPAVFRQQRNQVSWSNGTAKAPPEPAKTKSPVPAPRTHPSPVSAPKPAPRKASSPPADPQAPPAVVMREKKKQQPRPHDVRKSFVETVEEIPFADDVEESYDERTPETSTTRYYTPPTSRPSRDRPPLHLALAMENGKPNFPVNQALKNQRATQFSPEAKEIAEERMKAREKSVKSQALKDAMAKQLNKMKESDANKGASPKVAWSVAADVAAKSKKPGASPQPSAVRAPESRKAETLPERLFSGNKSLDSSAASSDGSSAGKSKKRSSLFSPRKNKKEKKAKNDGGRLSDTDETPPKHKSLWKAVFSGYKKDKKNKKKKEDKSCPSTPSSSSTTQDSGKKKTSPPARSSDLKSRRNLSFSEESDLSCDDVLERSSQKSKADSVYVPHALAFKRSYATKKTYTEEELNAKLTRRVQKAARRQAKQEELKRLHRAQIIQRQLEQVEEKQRQLEERGVAVEKALRGEADYWGDSNYSEILDLHLGGMGKKDDPKLMQEWFKLVQEKNALVRYESELMIFARELELEDRQSRLQQELRERMAVEDNLKTEKELGQEKQILNEMLEVVEQRDALVALLDEQRLREKEEDKDLEGVMLSKGFNLNWV